One Branchiostoma lanceolatum isolate klBraLanc5 chromosome 18, klBraLanc5.hap2, whole genome shotgun sequence DNA window includes the following coding sequences:
- the LOC136424460 gene encoding uncharacterized protein: MLFRLNFLVLCVCVVTNNEYMLYYICAMHTYWFLSVYAFMRILSSWNEHRWKMAAKFLLYFVCNTVLFDVPNVGKTLFTPFSFVLGYKGSMHEWLFRAGLDHHATLLGMLCAYNYPNYEKLLNYLEKKFAAPYKRLLAMAAKFVLSIVFAAALYLWQTQIMYKEKFEYNAIHPYTSWIPILSYIFFRNLFPLMRSYHLDLFAWLGKITLETYISQLHVYMQDNARQLIVYIPDYPLVNFLIATMIYVTISYFLFHLTTEFSAYLLPKDLKVILKKMAVLSIIICIAVLLAFATKRAGFL, translated from the coding sequence ATGCTCTTCCGTCTCAACTTCCTGgtcctgtgtgtctgtgtcgtCACCAACAACGAGTACATGCTGTACTACATCTGCGCCATGCACACGTACTGGTTCCTGTCGGTCTACGCCTTCATGCGGATTCTCTCGTCCTGGAACGAGCACCGCTGGAAGATGGCGGCCAAGTTCCTCCTGTACTTCGTCTGTAACACCGTCCTCTTCGACGTTCCGAACGTCGGAAAAACGCTGTTCACTCCGTTTAGTTTCGTACTGGGCTACAAGGGAAGCATGCATGAGTGGCTGTTCAGAGCTGGACTCGACCACCACGCGACGCTACTAGGGATGCTCTGCGCCTACAACTACCCGAACTACGAAAAACTCCTCAACTATCTGGAGAAGAAGTTTGCAGCACCTTACAAGAGGTTACTAGCTATGGCAGCCAAGTTTGTACTGAGTATAGTGTTTGCTGCTGCTTTGTATCTATGGCAAACACAGATCATGTATAAAGAAAAGTTTGAGTACAACGCCATCCATCCCTACACGTCGTGGATCCCCATCCTATCTTACATCTTCTTCAGGAACCTTTTCCCTCTGATGAGATCATATCACCTGGACTTGTTCGCTTGGCTGGGAAAAATCACGTTAGAAACGTACATCTCTCAGCTCCATGTCTACATGCAGGACAATGCCAGGCAGCTTATTGTCTACATTCCAGACTATCCTCTTGTGAATTTCCTCATCGCGACAATGATCTACGTAACAATATCTTACTTCTTATTCCACTTGACAACAGAATTCAGTGCATATCTTCTTCCAAAGGACTTGAAAGTTATACTGAAGAAAATGGCCGTGCTAAGCATAATAATATGCATAGCTGTGCTACTGGCGTTTGCTACCAAAAGAGCTGGGTTCCTTTGA
- the LOC136424671 gene encoding uncharacterized protein yields the protein MGPNFYSRLQVRGHRTPREASHETAVSILHEHLGLLPNRDVASVDTLKPTLMQLAFFYLWIAAMITLIIRLVYQSIVRLMKGEENASNTEDGRNAGENLSPNANVEQNSSNDTSSSVTVKQASDAQSSESFTAIKDIDEDNQADTATDIPSNAEKERNFSKVKPPPSFDDLLKYLIVFGGILLYFYLCDYDHIFPRQERTYSRDLFLFLCVLLVIVAGAFTLKPCPDTTLNRDQTEEWKGWMQVMFVWYHYYAAKETYNYIRVFIASYVWMTGFGAFQPLGT from the exons ATGGGGCCAAACTTCTACTCGAGGTTACAGGTGCGAGGGCATCGAACTCCGCGGGAGGCGTCCCATGAGACAGCCGTGAGCATACTCCATGAACACCTGGGTCTCCTCCCCAACCGTGACGTAGCATCTGTGGACACGCTCAAACCCACGCTGATGCAGCTCGCGTTCTTCTATTTATGGATTGCTGCGATGATCACGTTGATCATCAGACTTGTCTACCAAAGCATAGTCAGGCTCATGAAAGGCGAGGAAAATGCATCAAACACTGAAGATGGACGTAATGCAGGGGAAAACCTTTCACCAAACGCCAATGTAGAACAAAATTCATCCAATGACACATCTAGTAGCGTGACTGTGAAGCAAGCGAGCGATGCTCAGAGCAGCGAATCCTTCACAGCAATTAAAGACATCGATGAAGACAATCAAGCAGATACCGCAACAGACATACCATCAAAtgcagagaaagagagaaacttCTCCAAAGTGAAACCACCTCCAAGTTTTGACGATCTTCTGAAGTATCTGATCGTGTTTGGAGGAATCTTGCTGTACTTCTACCTGTGTGATTATGACCACATCTTCCCAAGACAAGAACGGACGTACTCAAGGGACTTGTTCTTGTTCCTGTGCGTTCTTTTGGTAATTGTTGCTGGGGCATTCACTCTAAAGCCATGTCCAGACACCACACTGAACAG GGACCAAACAGAAGAGTGGAAGGGGTGGATGCAGGTTATGTTTGTGTGGTACCACTACTACGCAGCTAAGGAGACCTACAACTACATCAGGGTCTTCATTGCCAGCTATGTGTGGATGACAGGTTTCGGTGCGTTTCAACCTTTGGGTACCTAG